From a single Camelus bactrianus isolate YW-2024 breed Bactrian camel chromosome 11, ASM4877302v1, whole genome shotgun sequence genomic region:
- the LOC105081906 gene encoding LOW QUALITY PROTEIN: gastric triacylglycerol lipase-like (The sequence of the model RefSeq protein was modified relative to this genomic sequence to represent the inferred CDS: deleted 1 base in 1 codon; substituted 1 base at 1 genomic stop codon), translating into MAKVLEKPSNQQGDEKQGEPEDRFKVWWLLTTVCFIYMSRNAFCLFDKNTVNPEANMNVSQMISYCGYPCITYEVITADGYILQLYRIPHAKNDAKHLGRIPVVFLQHGLLTLATNWIANLPGNSLGILLADASYDVWLGSSRGNTRARRNLYYSPDSTEFWAFSFDEMAKYDLPSTIHFILNKTGQEKLHYIGHSQGTTIEFITFSTNPTLVKKIKAFYSLAPVATLKYAKGLFKIMGHIPSFLFKIIFGNKIFPPQNFCHQFLDTEVCSQDVLNLLCSNALFLVTGFDNKNMNMSHLDVYLAHNPVGTSVXNMLHWIQVIRSGKFQGFYWGIQYQNIMHQKQPTPPYYNLTAMNVPIAVWSGGNDWLADPQDIEPLLPKLPNLIYHKEISVYNHLDFLWAMNAPQEIYNEIVSMIAEDEK; encoded by the exons ATGGCAAAGGTGTTGGAAAAACCATCTAATCAACAAGGTGATGAGAAACAAGGAGAACCAGAGGATAG ATTCAAAGTGTGGTGGCTACTTACAACAGTGTGTTTCATCTACATGTCTAgaaatgcattttgtttatttgataaaAACACTGTAAACCCTGAAGCTAATATGAATGTT AGTCAGATGATTTCCTACTGCGGTTACCCATGTATAACGTATGAAGTTATAACTGCAGACGGTTACATCCTTCAGCTCTACCGG ATTCCTCATGCGAAGAATGATGCTAAGCATTTAGGTAGGATTc CTGTTGTGTTTCTGCAGCATGGTCTGCTGACATTGGCCACAAACTGGATTGCCAACCTGCCTGGCAACAGCCTAGGCATCCTCCTGGCAGATGCTAGTTATGATGTGTGGCTGGGGAGCAGCAGAGGAAATACCCGGGCCAGGAGAAATTTATACTATTCACCAGACTCAACTGAATTCTGGGCTTTCAG cttTGATGAAATGGCTAAATATGACCTTCCATCCACAATtcacttcattttaaataaaactggaCAGGAGAAGCTACACTATATTGGCCACTCCCAGGGTACCACTATTG AATTTATCACCTTTTCCACCAATCCCACActggttaaaaaaatcaaagccttTTATTCATTAGCTCCAGTTGCCACATTGAAGTACGCCAAAGGCTTGTTCAAGATAATGGGACATATACCTTCGTTCCTTTTCAAG ATTATATTTGGTAACAAAATATTTCCCCCACAAAATTTTTGCCATCAATTTCTTGATACTGAAGTGTGCTCTCAAGATGTGCTGAATCTCCTTTGCAGCAATGCCTTGTTTCTCGTGACTGGATTTGACAATAAGAACATGAACATG AGTCACTTAGATGTGTATTTAGCACATAATCCAGTGGGAACTTCAGTTTAAAACATGCTCCACTGGATCCAG GTTATTAGGTCTGGGAAATTCCAAGGTTTTTACTGGGGAATCCAGTATCAGAACATAATGCACCAGAAGCAG CCCACCCCTCCTTACTACAATTTGACAGCCATGAATGTGCCAATTGCAGTGTGGAGTGGTGGTAATGACTGGTTGGCTGACCCCCAGGACATTGAACCTTTGCTTCCAAAACTGCCTAATCTCATTTACCACAAGGAAATTTCTGTTTACAATCACTTGGACTTTTTGTGGGCAATGAACGCCCCTCAAGAAATTTACAATGAAATTGTTTCCATGATTGCAGAAGATGAAAAGTAG